Genomic segment of Drosophila takahashii strain IR98-3 E-12201 chromosome X, DtakHiC1v2, whole genome shotgun sequence:
tgttctcaaaagaaatcaaaaaaaatctggaaaattcaaaaaattcataaaaattatttattcaattcgaaatgaattagaaaaacattcaatttatttcacatagaattgaattaaacaaatcagaaatttcatggctaaattgaatgattcacgcagggctctaattctaactttaattttaattttatctataactattttttttatctaactttaactttaattttaaaatttataattactaaaaaaatacacaactTCTTGTACGttctaattttttgtttttcaaataattacaccataaatttttgaattgtaataaaaatgttttcttatgtttgtttgcttttaagattttataatgTTAGTGAGTAAGACAAAATGACTAATGTAAACATATTGTACCCAAAGTGACTGGTGCCCTGTAGCACTgggataaaaccaaaaaaaataaattaaattaaaatgtagagATTAGATGGCGTGGGCATCTGAGGCATCTCCTTTTCCTTACCCCATTTTGGCGCAGCAGCAGTATGAGCAGGTGCCACATGAGCGCATGCGAGGCACGGTACTTGACCACGCTGCCCTGCGGACTCTTCTGGGTGGCATAGAGCACGGTGCAGCCCTTGGTGGGTCCCAGTCGGATCTGTTCCTTGCAGAAGCTGATGATCTTGTCCTTGTGCAGCTTGCGGCCCTGCAGGGGACCCGGATACATGCGCAGCAGGCTGCTCGTTCCGTCGCGGATGCGCGGCGGCGCCACCTCCACATCGTTGCGCAAACGCCCGCGGCCGGCGTACTTGGGCTTCACCTTCAGCAGCAGACTCATCGCGTACGAGGCCACCAAATGGGGCCGGTTGAACTGCAGGGGCGTGCGTCGGCGCGGCGGACGAGCCACCGCGGTGGTGGTCACCGTTCCAGCGGTGGCCAATCCACCGTAGGTCGATGGTGCCGCTTCGGCAGCAGCTCTGCGGTGGATAACAAGAACACAGGCTTTAGTACAATCGCTTGGATAGTCCGTGGGgaagcaataaaaaatatcatgcAAAATCGAAAGGGGGATTGGGAGTTTCGAGAGATCAGAGATCGGGTTAGGGAAGTATATAGAGTGGAGTGGGGAAAAAATAATCCATCAGTCGAGTAGATTTCAACAGTTCCCGCTGCATGCCACTTAAAGGAAAGATTTCGACAGGCCCTCTCAAAACCCaagcataaatattattataaatattataatacttCGTTCAGCCTAAAAAATcctattgcatttttttctacCGCACCTGACCTTTAAAAAGgttcttaaaacttttttgcagAATTTAGGAGATTATATGAAATTTACTAACtattcattaatttaaaagctaaggtttctttggatttttgtGATGACTTGATCAGTGATCAATTCAGATAACTGGATTTTTGTTCATACAAGAAccaataaaacttttaatataaatatataccgaataataataaattgataaatattttttatatcaaataaatatagaatTAAGTTTCCTGAACCCAACCATCCAAAAATGAGACAGAGACAGAAATCGAGAGATGATCTCAGGGACAAAGCGAAAAACGATTTTCCAAAGCAGCAGAAGTGTGAGTGCGACAGAGAAGGCGAAAGTGGGTGAGAGGGAcaggtgtttttgtttataattttgcCTAGGCAGCGCAAAGCTTCGcgggagagaaagagagaaagcACGACAGAAAGCTAGAAAGTGGGATTTAGTTTTTGATGGACAGCAGAATTTATCAGATTGATTTTTCAGTATTACTTGATATTtgttgtatacccttgcagaattattttaatttagtaatTTACTGGTAATTTTGGTTATAATAGTCATAAAAAGAAGATTTTGGttccaattaattaatttagttttttttggacAAAGATATTTAACACTTTTGCTTATAATCGAACTGtaattgtatatttaatattttcaactgaacttttatataatataaggacattttgtacgtttttttttgattggttAATTATTGGTTTtaactgcaagggtatatttAAACTTTGGCTTGCCAAAGTTAAAGTCTTTTTGGTTGGCTTGGCactcttttcttgttttttttggtattttttgacCACCTGATATCGAGACCGCACTCGGAACCAGCGTAATACGGTCCGCATCGGGAATTGCGTCCATCGCCGTTTAAATTGCTCAACGAGCGGGCACTGGAGAGCGAAGGATATGGATGGTATTGGTTATAGATGGATCCTCCTCGTGATCCGTAAAAACTGGCATTATCCTCCGTAATGTTAAAACTCGAGTTTAGCGGATCCTCCctgtgatgttgctgttgttgttgttgttgttgttgctggtagATCAGCTCTTTGTATTGTTGGCGATGGAATTCATTGGCTTGGGTTATGTATGCGTGTGTATACCtgtattgtatatatatgtaaaggTGGGAAGTTGGGCAGATAGCACaattgatgttgttgttgttgttgttcgttTTTTTGGTTgtgcattttgttgttgttgttggttagAGACGAAAACAGTTTTGCGGttatttacaaatttccaTTAGTTTCTTATTGGGttttgttgtgtgtttttgtttttctaattagTAAAACACGTACACAACGAACGACAGACGGGGGGGAACAAATTGGAAGTGGAACATGATATATGGTTGGGATGGTGGAATCCAATTGGAGTATGTAACATGTACTGGGTAACGGTGACAACGCAAGGGAAAGAGAAAGCTGCAAGAGGGCGGGCGGgcgagcgagcgagacagACCTCGTTTCTAATCACTAACTACAAAAAAAGCATTTTAGTTTAGTTGATTAGATTAAGTAGCCCAAGTCCAACCTCAACATTTAAGGGGCGGGGTCAGGGTTTAAACAGGAGGGACAGGGTTGGGGTATGGTCCCATTATTAGGTTAGACAAACTAAATTAATCATTAGTTTTTTAGTTAGCAAACAGCAAACTAAGGTAAAAGAGTAAGAGAAAACCGAAAGCTACTTCAAGATCAACACACTTAGAGCCAGGGTAAAAGGTTCAGGCTAGAGGTTAAGGTAGAAGTTAACCGGGGGTTAAACAAAACTATAGGAACGGTGGCAAAGGAACACGATTTCGGATCAGCCGAATCTATGGATCCTTGCGGAAACTTGCAGAGATTTTGGAGCTtacttttaactattttaacgCTTGAATAACAACAGGCTATCTacgtaatttatttaatcttttttttttaagtgcctgAAATTTATGGATCATTAAAAAGGGATTTAACACGCTGAAGTCATGAGTCAAGTTACGTCACTTTGGAATTTGTGGGAGGAAAAAGGTTttgaaaagaataaaaaaaaattttgaatttattttaaacactaAACTTTTAATATATGGGTTTTGCAAGTAAAGTTCGCCGTTATAACAATGAATCttaatttaaatcttaaaagcaaatttttattttggcaacTTGGTGTgataacataaaatattatttcaaaatgGTTCAGTATTCAAGCTAACTGCTTTTGACAACCGAAAGCCATTGCAAAACCCATTAAAAAAACCTCTCAAAAGTCTCTGCAAGTCTATACGAAATTCTCTAGAGGACTTTAACGAGAAAACTTGAAcataaacgaaaaaaaaactaggcTGGGCAGTTGGATAACTAACCTTTCTCGCTCCCTCAGCAGGGCGGCTTCACTGCTCCCGCTGACACTGCCTCCGcttgcggcggcggcggcggccaccAACTGGGCGGCACTCACCGGAACAGCGCCGGGCACCAAGCCAGgaatcgctgctgctgctgctgctgcgccgccAGGAACTCCGGACTTCGAGGCAGCCGCCGAGACAGCGGCCGCCGTCATCGAGTTGATCATCTGGCCGTAGAACTTGGCGTACATATCGGCATAGGCATGCGGATTGCGCGACATCTGCTCGTACATGGAGTACGAATCGTAGGCACCGCCATACTGATCATACTGATTGCGACGCTTGCCGGAACCGGAACCACCTCCTCCgctgccaccgccgccgccgccgctggtgTTGCCTCCGTTGATGCGCTCCTTCTCGAGATCACTGTTGCGCGAGCTCTTCCGGCGGTACTCCTCGTAGCCACCGTCCCAGTTCCGCAGATCCTGGTGACGTCGGCGACCCTCCTCTGGGCGGCCACTGCGTCCCTGATTCTCGTAGCTCCGTCGTCCGCCCGACGATCGCGATTTGTCGGCCGACGATGGCTGTTTGTTGGAGCGTCTGGAGTATTGACGATCGTGATCACGATCGCGTTCCGGTTCGTAGTAGTCGAACGACGGCTCCTCGGCGGCGCTGCGTCGCTGGCTGCGGCCGGTTTTACTGCTCCGGCCACCACCTCCTCTTCCCTCAGTGCCTCCGCCATCGAGTTCTCCCTCGCCGAGATGATTGATCTCGGGATTATCCGATTCGCCGTcgtagttgctgttgttgtagcGACGCGAATGATCGTACGAACGCTCCTGATCCTCGCCGCCACTGTGATACTTATTCGAGCGTCGCCGCCAGTGCCGCTCACGCTCCCTATCCCGTTCCCGCTCCCTTTCCCTTTCCCGCTCGGCCTTCGGTTCCGCTGGATGGCGACGCGATCGCGTCGAGTCGTGATTGTTGCTCCGCCTGTGCTGCGTTTCCCTCAGCGATTTGGTCTCGTGGTGGGCAGCACCGCGTACCGAGTCCTCCGTTTCGCCATCGTAGGTGTAGTGACCATGGCTGCGTCCGCGGCCCTGCCGCTCGTCCATCAGATCCCGGCGCTCGCGCTCCCGATCGCGCTCCCTTTCGCTCTGCAGGAACTCATCCGACTCGTCCTCGGACTCCAGATCCAGCGAGGCATTCGCGCGACGTCCCCCCGCCGCCGCCCGCTTCTTCTCCTGCtgttgcggctgctgctgctgtagaAGAGGTAGCTGCGGTTGCTGTGGTTGCTGTGGTTGCGGGGTGACTGCCTGCGGCGGTTGGTTGATGTGATGCAGCTGCAGCTCCGGCTCATCGGGCTGAATATTGTGATGTACCGACAATGTCGGGGGAAGTTCGGCCAGCGCTGGTGGCGGAATGGCTTCGCGATCCTCCAGATTCTCACCATCCAGCACCTGCTCCCTCAACGATGGTGCGTTCGTCTCCACGCCCGTGACGACGCGACGCGGTGGCGTCTGTATATTGCGCACTTGCTGCCCGCCGTCGTCCGAGGTGTCCTCGCCGTCCGCCTGACGCTCCTGCATGTGCAGGGCAGCCGCCTGGGCGACATCGAGCGCCGGCTGCTCCGTGGCGCCGGTGACCaggcgctgctgctgcgagtCCAGCTCCGGCTGGCCCAGAACCAGACGGGACAAGCCCGGTGGCGGCAGCAGACCCGCATCCTGATCCGCCTCGCCCTCGCCCAGCTGCTCGGACAGGTGACTCGTCTGCAGGTACTGCGCCCGCTCGTCATTAGGGGCGGACAACACCTCCTGGTTGTCCACCGCTGGCTGAGCGTACAGCGATGCGGTTGCTGCAGGAATTGGGGCACCTGGTGAAGCCTCAACAGGTGGTGCCGCCAGCAAGTTGAAGCCATCGCCATGGGCCTCCCCGGGAGGCGGGGCAACTGGAGGAGCTAATGGCGCTACAGCCGGTGCTGGTGGTGAAGGAGCTCCGCCCGCCGGACTGGCCATTATGTTCACTCGCTTATTGAGGCCCGCGGAGCGCTTGAAGGGATTGCCAGCCGCTGGAGTCAAGCTGGGCGGCAGTGCAGCCGGTGGTGCAATGCCAGCGGCGTCCGTTGGTGGTGCTACCACGCCGGCAAGAGGCGCTGGAGGAGCTACCCCGCCGGCAAGAGGCGCTGGAGGAGCTACCACAGCAAATGGTGGTGCAGCAAACGCAGAAAGTGATGTTGGTGGCTGGTTTTGGAAAGCCTGGGGCGGCACAATGGCATCCAGTTCGGGTTCCTGACCAACCTCCGGCTGCTGAGGCAATGATGCTGCCTGCTGATCCGTTGGAGGCGGCAGCTCCACATTGTTATTGACACTATTGCCGGTGGCAAAGGCTTGCCAACTGCCTGGCGAGGACTGGACATTGAAGGAGTCCTCGAGCAGTTGCCCCGATGGCTCCAGCAAGGCCTCGTTGCTAAggctattattgttgttgctattgtCGTTCCAATCGCCCCAATCACCCcagccacctcctcctcctcctccgccgctaTTATTGTTGTCAAACGAGTCCAGAGCGGGTTCCGCTGGAGCCGGGACTTGTGGCTGCTGGTGAGTGGGATAATACAGTTGCTGCTGGATattatgttgctgctgcgtaGGCTGttgtggctgctgttgctgcagtggcagttgctgctgttgctgctgcagtggcagttgctgctgctgtcctgCAAAGTAGTTATTGTAGTTCagcgactgctgctgctgctgctgatcctCCGGCCAGTAAtttggctgctgttgctggaaCATTTGGCTGGCGTAgagctgctgatgctgctgatgctgctgctgtgcaggatgaggttgctgctgctgctgctgctgttggggcgttgcatgttgctgcggggcctgttgctgctgctgctgctgctgctgatgcggTGGCAGCCAGGGCGCATTGTTGTGCAACATGTTGGATCTTTAAGAAGGGAAACAAAAcacatattaaaattaattaaaaaggcaATGGATCATTTGAGTGGAACATAAAAGCCTACTAATTCTAACAATTCCTACTCCTTTCCTGAAAtatcaccaaaaaagtttcttCATTATGTCCTTAATGATTACCTCGCTTTATAAATATCTTTTCATGtttaaatgtacatatatttctTGTAAAACGAGATTACTAAGCCAACAATCTTAATTTCATAAGTGTACATGTCTATTTCAATTCTCTTgggttttttcttaaatgaaaaaaaatcttaaagacAAAATTCTTCTTAAAATtctcttctgtttttttaatttttctaatatgTTTCGATCTAGAAataagatacatttttaaaatcccaagtaaaatgcctttttaaaaaagcggaaacttttttttaaaattaaagttctaTAAGTGTTTTTTGAGATTATTAAGTTTAAGGTTTTcctatatttgtaatattaccAAGGGTCTTTTATATATCTCAAAACTTGTGTTGTCCTTAAAAGAGCTTTATATATCAGTACCATTGGGCTACCCTTAGATACTTTAAAGGTTTTTAGGTGTTATAAGGATTTTCCCCGAGGAGTTCGCAGGTGGTGGGTGCTGGATTTTGTGGGGCAGTTCAATGAACCAAACCAGTTTTGATGGAAAATTACCCGTTTGAACTGATTTTTCCTCAATTCCTGTTAAGGATCGTAAATAGCGGTGGAAGGCACGCAAAcgaatttttaacaatatggaatatatatatattattatcaaGCCACAATGAGCGTAAAATCAAAAGTTAAAAGTTTACGTGGACGTTTGCcatatatgtacgtatgtGTTTGTATGTACGTTCGTTTTGTTACCACCGTTTCGCTCTCttactgttgttgtttttgttctcTTGACGCAGCAGGTTTTTTTCGCTGCACTGCActgtttttttacctttttccaAGCCACTGATAATTTTAACACTTAATTTTTCGTAAACTGGCCCTagaatatattttgaacttgCGTATTTTCCTcctgtttttcttcttttctgcTTTGCAAGTCAAAAGTGAAAACACTCTCTGGGGGAAAAAATTGGAGCAGTggtggagagagagagagagagagagggagagagctcTTCCTCTCGGCAAAAAAGAACCAAACGCAGGGTTGCAATCCGGTGTTCCCGTGCAAAAGTTGACCACACAATTATTTTTACTGgccataataaaagaaaaacacttgGCAGTTGTCTTTGTCAATTTATgtttcttataaaaataaaacacacacaattatTACGAGAGagccagcacacacacacgcacccaggctcacacacacactcactctgTCCCTTTCCTTTTCTTCTAATTAGCTTACGCTGCCCACTGACTTACACAAATCGCTCGTTTATTTACACGCACTTGGTACTGTCCTCTGGCAGTTGACTAAACAATACATTTACTTGTTGGCTGATTGCTAAAGCAGTCGTCTTGGCttttaaacaattaactttggaattttttcgaTCCGAACACAGCAAATCTCCCAAATGCCAACTCGACTTTCGTGTAGGGATGtgaaaaatataccaaaatatcaatatatcgatatttttggaataaaaataaatatttatatcgtgAATATGTGGAATAtcgctattattttaaatatattttttatatttcaaaaatcgaACTAATCTGAAACGaagtttcaaaaattaataataatttatgaattatattaaatattataataaaatgcaGGAAAAAAAGCGAAACTAAAACCGTAATACTCCAGGAACATTAACTATTTGCTGAAATTTCAGCTTGACATTTTTTGTAGCTTGTATACCAGgccctattttttaaatttgttgtgaaAAAAACTGTAATATTGGgcttaaaaacgttttaaattgatttaatttacaataaaccttaagttaattttataaaaaatgtaaatatactTCCATCTACCTAGATTTTTATattctgtttttaaaaatgaatttgttttgtcaatttataaataagagttttaaaatgcgtagtttttattataagttAACGGAACTCAAGGCGTttcaaaagatttttttgCCATCAAATCGGGAATCCCCTTACTAGCAAATATCGATATTTGTACGCCTGCCTATCGCTGGACAcacgtgtgcgtgtgtgtgtgtgtgtgtgcctatCGCCAGCTGATGCCTTAGCGCTTGCGTATTTTGTTGATATTTGCAAGCCACGCGAGACGAGAAGAGATGCTGCGCCTACTCGTGTCCAACTGCGGCAGGAGCAGCGACTTGTACAGGTAGGATGCACCACGCGGAGTCGCCGGCTGGCAGGGCCGATTCCCGGGTAGCCAGCAGCTGGTGAGGAGCATAACAACACTCCCCCCTTGGCCCTCACTCCGGTTATGTCATCAATCGCAAATAGCCAATCGCCAACTTATCATTAACCGCCCTTTTCTTTGCCATAGTCGCCACCTACTGCAGCCCTCGCAGCAGCCACTGCCACGCCTCCAGAACGCCGCCCGCCTGATGCGACAACATTTGCGCGGGACGAACGCCAAGGGAGccccgcatccgcatccgcatctgcCCACGCCCCCGTCCCCGCCCACAAGCGCCAGCCGCCTGCTACACACGACACGCCTCCTTCTTTGGGGCGGCGGAAGTCTGGCCATCGGCCTGGGCGCCCGCTCCTGGTGGGCGGGGCACCGCGGGGCGATTGTCCACTGCGAGGGAAGCCGGCTGGCCGTTCGCAAGgagccggaggaggaggagggaacGGCCGAGGAGCAGCACTTCGACTGGCGGCGACTGTGGGCCTACCTGGAGCCACATCTCTGGGAGCTCATCGGGGCCATATGCGTGAGTAGGCTAGTGTGCGGCAGGAGGGCAAGGATCAATAGGAGAATCTAGTCCAAAGACCCTTTAAAATTCTAAGAATATTATTCGCCAGGGTATCAAGAAGTTGGGAATCCACAGAGATACTAAATCCTAGGCCAAAGTTCATATTTCAGTGCCCTATATCAAGATAGAAAGCCTTTATATGGTATAATATGATACAAAATGATATGTGCATAGTGGTATATGATCCAAAATATGAGAAATAGAGGAATTAAGATCCAAAAGCTGAGatctaatatattttctttccaTTTCCAAAGTTTCTAGTGTTTTACCTACATATCTTCAGTATGAACTTCTtggatattcattaaaaaaacagGGCAGTCCAAATATTagtgttttttataaagaaactGAGatctaatatattttctttccaTTTGCAAAGTTTCTAGTGTTTTACCTACATATCTTCAGTATGAACTTCTTGAATATTCATTACAAAAGACCAGGGCAGTCCAAATATTagtgttttttataaagaaaccAGAGTAAACTCCATAGGAATCCATAAATACATCAATGACTTACTCATGTAACTCGCACCTTTTCTTACAGGCAGCCCTGATAGTCGCTTACATCAACATCCGCATCCCAAACCTGCTCGGCGACCTGGTCAACACACTGGCGCGATATGCCAACACATATGTGACGGACCCGATCAACAACTCGTTCGTGAAGGACGTGAGCAAGCCGGCCGGCAATCTGCTGAGCCTGTACATGCTGCAGTCGGGATTCACCTTCATGTACATCTACCTGTTGAGTCGCGTCGGCGAGCAGATGGCGGCCAAGATGCGGCAGGATCTGTTCACGCAGATCGTCGTCCAGGACATTGCCTTCTTCGATGAGAATCGAACGGGTGAGCTGGTCAACCGGCTGACCGCCGATGTGCAGGACTTCAAGACCTCGTTCAAGCAGTTCGTGGCCCAGGGACTGCGCAGTGCTGCCCAGCTAATCGGCGGCAGCATATCGCTCTTCATGATTTCCCCGCACATGGCAGCCATTGCGCTGGCCAGTGTCCCCTGCGTGGTGATGTTCATGACGTATTTGGGCAGGAAACTGCGCTCGCTGAGCAAGAGTTCGCAGGCGCAGGCGGAACGGGCGACGGGCGTTTGCGAGGAGGCCCTCTCGAACATCCGAACGGTGCGCTCCAGTGCCTGTGAGTACCGCGAGATGCAGCTGTTCGAGGCGGAGACCAATGAGGCGGCCCGCCTGGCGCAGGAACTCGGCTACGGCATCGCCATCTTCCAGGGCCTGACCAACTTCTTCCTCAACACACTGGTCCTGTCCACGCTCTTCATGGGCGGCCACCTCATGTCCACGGAGAGCCTGTCGCCGGGCGCCCTGATGGCCTTCCTGGTGGCCTCACAGGGCGTCCAGCGATCCCTGGCCCAGGGCTCCATCCTGCTGGGCACCATGATCAGGGGCATGACCGCTGGCAGCCGGGTGTTCGAGTTCCTCTCGCTGCAGCCGCAGGTGGAGCTGCTGCGCGGCTACATCATCCCGCAGGAGCGGCTGCACGGCGAGATTCGGTTCGAGAACGTCTCCTTCGCATATCCCATGCGGCCGGATCATGTGAGTACTCAAGTCCTTGAAAATCAGGCCCTTTTTTATGTAATACTTACCAACTTCTTATCGCTTCCGCAAGCAGATAACCAATTCATAACCGCCACAAACATTTATGTCTAATATATATGACTAAGTGATAAAAAGATTACCACTAGACTAATAATCCAAATtatttcctttccttttctgTGTAAAAACTGATATAAAAACTAACAAATGGGTAAGAAGTTCTCAACTGCTCATATGAAATATTAGATTTCTTCAttggttatcatctgtgatttttttgaaattttttggtgtccatttagggacgctatgaatttttgaagttaagaacttaaaaaattttctcaaacttcaaattagtatatctcgagaacgattttaaatgtgtactgggggagttagaaaataattttcttactttttttgttgtccaaaaagtatgaattttaattatttgaaatttttatcgCTGTTTTGAAAGTATttcttcatcctataaaataaacttaactatccaaggttgtccatctcataaccaacttaatttacccgatgaaacatttttgttcctttgcatcatttgaagaaaatctaataTATCAcatgcgcagttgagaaattcttacccatacctatatttatatttatatttatttatttaaaatattataaacgtTCGTTTCCCGCAGGTGGTGCTCAAGGACTTCAGCCTGACGCTCCGCCCGGGCCAGACGGTGGCCCTGGTGGGAGCCAGTGGATCCGGCAAGTCGACCATAGCCTCGCTGGTCGAACGCTTCTACGAACCCTCGGCGGGCAATATCAAGCTGGACGGCTACAAGCTGTCGGACATCTCGCCCTATTGGCTGCGCTCCAATGTCCTCGGTTTCATCGAACAGCAGCCGGTGCTTTTTGGCACCTCGATATTGGAGAACATCCGCTACGGGAGGCCGGATGCGGGCGAGGAGGATGTGTTTGCGGCTGCGCGCCTCTCGCAATCGCACGACTTTGTGACCGCCCTGCCCGATGGCTATGCGACGCATGTGGGCGAAAGGGGCACCCAGTTGAGCGGTGGTCAGCGGCAGCGCATCGCCATCGCCCGGGCGCTGCTGAAGAACCCGCGCATCCTCATCCTGGACGAGGCGACGAGCGCCCTGGACGCCACCAGCGAGGCGGAGGTGCAGAAGGCACTGGACACGGCGGTTAAGAACCGCACCACCCTGGTGATTGCTCACCGGTTGTCCACGATACGAAACGCTGACCTCATCGTCGTTCTTGACCAGGGACGTGTCGTGGAGGTGAGTTGCCCTTCGTTGAATATGCAGACATATCATAcatttaaagtaaagtaaaaaatCAGAGTTATTAGTTTTAAGTATGCAACTTTCTTGCAAACAATTTAATGTCTTTGTGTTGTATCTTTCAGACCGGCAAACACGACGAACTGATGGCCAAGCGGGGCCTGTACTTCGAGCTGGTGCGTCAGCAGGAGCGACGGGACATCCAGGAGCAGGTTCAGGCCGTGGAGGACGTGGTGGCCgccaaggagcagcagcagcagccaattGCAACGGCGACACTGAGCAGCAGTTCCGGCGGCAGGACGAACACCGCCCAAGGATAGAAGCGATCGTAGGCAAATTGATGATTCCCTGTACACTTAATTTATTAGAACGTTTTGTTTTCACTCTTTTTATTTCCAACtgaccaaaaacaaaagataacTGGTGAGAGACGCTAACGATAagtatacaataaaataaacgcTGAAGACagtattgtttttgttataaaaataaagtatttcattgacattttcaaaatattcacCGGGTTTCATCGATAAAGACTGGGGATTTAAATGTGATGTGGTGACTCGGAAATCTCTTTTTAACCGAATTTAGTCCGAATTAAACCGTAGATCAACACAAATTCCAATCGTCTTTGTACGATTTCCGGATAAAGTTAATCTAATAAAATCCACAAATTCGGCAGCTGTAAAACATAAGTAtatttgtgtaatttttttgagcatctgaaatcaaatgatcctatcttaattttcttgagagtaataatacattttcttttatcTCTACTATGCAatctatatattataatatagtGAATGTTGGTCAAACGATTTAGGCCTTATCATCATTTCAACAAAGGTAAGCGAGTAGGTCCAATCTTCGTTATGCCAGGAGCCCCAAATAATTccatttgtttttccatctGT
This window contains:
- the Sec16 gene encoding uncharacterized protein Sec16 isoform X1, translated to MLHNNAPWLPPHQQQQQQQQQAPQQHATPQQQQQQQQPHPAQQQHQQHQQLYASQMFQQQQPNYWPEDQQQQQQSLNYNNYFAGQQQQLPLQQQQQQLPLQQQQPQQPTQQQHNIQQQLYYPTHQQPQVPAPAEPALDSFDNNNSGGGGGGGGWGDWGDWNDNSNNNNSLSNEALLEPSGQLLEDSFNVQSSPGSWQAFATGNSVNNNVELPPPTDQQAASLPQQPEVGQEPELDAIVPPQAFQNQPPTSLSAFAAPPFAVVAPPAPLAGGVAPPAPLAGVVAPPTDAAGIAPPAALPPSLTPAAGNPFKRSAGLNKRVNIMASPAGGAPSPPAPAVAPLAPPVAPPPGEAHGDGFNLLAAPPVEASPGAPIPAATASLYAQPAVDNQEVLSAPNDERAQYLQTSHLSEQLGEGEADQDAGLLPPPGLSRLVLGQPELDSQQQRLVTGATEQPALDVAQAAALHMQERQADGEDTSDDGGQQVRNIQTPPRRVVTGVETNAPSLREQVLDGENLEDREAIPPPALAELPPTLSVHHNIQPDEPELQLHHINQPPQAVTPQPQQPQQPQLPLLQQQQPQQQEKKRAAAGGRRANASLDLESEDESDEFLQSERERDRERERRDLMDERQGRGRSHGHYTYDGETEDSVRGAAHHETKSLRETQHRRSNNHDSTRSRRHPAEPKAERERERERERDRERERHWRRRSNKYHSGGEDQERSYDHSRRYNNSNYDGESDNPEINHLGEGELDGGGTEGRGGGGRSSKTGRSQRRSAAEEPSFDYYEPERDRDHDRQYSRRSNKQPSSADKSRSSGGRRSYENQGRSGRPEEGRRRHQDLRNWDGGYEEYRRKSSRNSDLEKERINGGNTSGGGGGGSGGGGSGSGKRRNQYDQYGGAYDSYSMYEQMSRNPHAYADMYAKFYGQMINSMTAAAVSAAASKSGVPGGAAAAAAAIPGLVPGAVPVSAAQLVAAAAAASGGSVSGSSEAALLRERERYTHAYITQANEFHRQQYKELIYQQQQQQQQQQHHREDPLNSSFNITEDNASFYGSRGGSIYNQYHPYPSLSSARSLSNLNGDGRNSRCGPYYAGSECGLDIRAAAEAAPSTYGGLATAGTVTTTAVARPPRRRTPLQFNRPHLVASYAMSLLLKVKPKYAGRGRLRNDVEVAPPRIRDGTSSLLRMYPGPLQGRKLHKDKIISFCKEQIRLGPTKGCTVLYATQKSPQGSVVKYRASHALMWHLLILLLRQNGYIADTDVGDLLLENQQEYPYEPSEYEAENEPDVEAEQEAAAPGEKSVESDLDSESAAGAAAATPEETPAGGATNGGDAGAPQSPLSEQAATDKFRSYVLRGNVEEALQWATDNGLWTHAFFLALYEDRYALTDVAQKFLNRAIKANDPLQTLYQMKSCQTPACVSQLRDEQWGDWRSHLSILVTNKSRQPKYDRSSVVALGDTLFQRGDIYAAHFCYLVAQEEFGRYDSSATELTTLTANVPRLILLGSSHYKHFNEFASNEAIIMTEIYEYARSLFDPKFSIAHFQHYKFLLATRILDYGQHFRCTNYLEQIARHIELKPESYDIDFIQRVCGLAERLRYHDPILINRVSFASPPNAASKDSAAPEEKAWLRQLRSLADVQPQQEQLQLHHQVQQQQQEQNDIDQQFAEVNKQFRELNMQYDGGNLESTLQTQLPPVEQQQQPAQSEVPPPQQQYYEPPPAAAAAAAQVPAESDPYGQQQGSYYDPNAGMQHQYDPNAGIQHQYDPNTEAHHQYEHGQIEPASEAYQPAADPSAAPAGYGYDYWSGTQQPPYGDEPALKDEAEEEEDEQQILQQAQQQQQLRVAKQQQEQHTRTNGAANSNNNRFKSNALKQEKGSSITALRKRQEASRTATIAAAAAAIAQITPAKVATAAAAATTTAATSAKAFNLNDVSSFSHIHKRHQATSSSSSNNKPATATAAAATFTTVAALPNQLPSCRKSNSQNRTYLGTPKTLTTPTRFIAAKAATVTATPTAPTTLTTTSTSLGARGSSTKRVNFNLPTTIAESEQEFQHELNFEEADEEQEEVEEDEEENALALAQARPSGHLSRKPHIVFNGTYPIDMPLTQSKSSSYDPEANADRGDLQRYRNYMLHDYVIDEDAEGEEQAQEEQEEDEYADEDLFPYAHDADESFDDGDYYTHELLNKYGIIPSKEGAQRTPATVEAATITSNSASKPQHVWSMEELIANPAIPLNYKKMCTEVEQSLSRFESYLDSKKEQQQMPPPLAAVRTFDIDAPTRRGHRSSTSSANAGLALRSKKKL